One Halichondria panicea chromosome 6, odHalPani1.1, whole genome shotgun sequence genomic window carries:
- the LOC135337972 gene encoding uncharacterized protein LOC135337972, which produces MFKNNSADVGGVFFVADGTVIISDSVLTNNRATQQDEVIAVAISTLIITNTSRLNFDNLEGENSIYVVHSNLSFTGVNNVSNNVNPVYALSSRVEFNGPTTLSNNRGVQGGAIRAVQSQIYINAEGVVISNNIATVGGGVFLRESTLFVHYPIEISHNKAQNGGGIYAYSSEIKFDSKVTTGCIFNRQFVLCTCSEMEPVVLFESIIDRNDAQNGGGIYAVASNIKAFSHAHVHIQSNSANNSGGGIYLQQSSKIYILKQDMELELGKKLVKLEIYNNTAQYGGGIFVADSTESGVCRGEDVTAAQDLPQTECFIQTLNLYGFDINFIKIVRNLLSGLPSSPEERKCLISTSINHRNTFLTNNTATQSGADIYGGLLDRCTVDVSAEFSSSDNGFEYLNNTVRYSLIASKAVRVKLCNTTKQTISVRKGQAFTISVMAVDQAGNPMNNAIIHSSVITESSRVDRLKEGQAQQKVGYQCTELEYNVFSQDSSAQVELYAEGPCNNLGISRQVLNIYFLKCECPIGLQPIMSSIECKCDCDPVLQQEYQITNCSEENGTIKLESNNNIWIGVTNTTNGTGYVVSNCTFDYCVLKPVNISLSNPDEQCAYNRSGVLCGECEPGLSLVLGTSRCELCSNSYLLLLLPFALAGIVLVAFILVFNITVATGTIHGLIFYTNILAANQPIFIPFHNALTVFISWVNLDLGIETCFYNGMNAQAKVLLQIVFPAYLFLLMFLIIILSKYFDSFAKLLSNRNPVAALGTLVLLSYSKLLRFIIAALQYRVLDYPEGATKVLDFPSNSSDIVWVYDGNVQYFSPDHVPRFVFSSIILIAGILFTVVLFFGQWFSRCSKWKLMKWTKNTKYNGFMDAYHAPFTPKHRYWVGLLLFSLIAHNLITALALDTSLPVLSAGVLSVGLISWKLLNNRLYKNTFRDSLETLYLLNIVCLAFGTFYVKDTKKDQSALANTSMAISFIIFAITLCYHFYEFVLKKSNTWLKVEDTIRNLRAGAADIRLRQANNDHEMYQLVADENDNDELFEIVEDYEQRDPVDPPYTDGAMEEADPDRYITPPIIRPATRPDQLREPALDVLAPLTTEDYRRLAPPPRQDNAPKEVTHTVIDIVKEQH; this is translated from the coding sequence ATGTTTAAAAAtaacagtgctgatgttggtGGAGTGTTTTTTGTTGCTGATGGCACTGTGATCATTTCCGACTCTGTGctcacaaacaacagagcCACCCAACAAGATGAAGTGATTGCGGTTGCTATCTCAACTTTGATAATTactaatacaagcagattaaATTTTGACAATTTAGAGGGTGAAAATAGCATTTACGTAGTGCATTCTAATTTGTCATTTACGGGAGTTAACAACGTTAGCAATAATGTAAACCCTGTGTATGCTCTAAGCAGTCGAGTGGAGTTTAATGGACCCACAACTCTCAGTAACAATCGTGGTGTGCAGGGTGGAGCCATCAGAGCAGTTCAGAGTCAAATCTATATCAATGCAGAAGGAGTGGTCATTTCTAACAATATAGCTACTGTTGGAGGAGGTGTGTTTCTGAGAGAGAGTACACTCTTTGTTCACTATCCAATAGAGATTTCTCATAACAAAGCACAAAATGGTGGTGGGATTTATGCATACTCAAGCGAAATTAAATTTGATTCGAAGGTCACTACTGGTTGTATATTTAATCGTCAATTTgtcctgtgtacatgtagtgaaatGGAACCTGTAGTACTGTTTGAGAGTATTATAGATCGAAATGATGCTCAAAATGGAGGAGGTATTTATGCAGTTGCTTCAAACATTAAGGCTTTTTCTCATGCTCACGTCCACATACAGTCAAACTCAGCAAACAACAGTGGAGGTGGAATTTATCTACAACAAAGTTCCAAGATATATATTCTGAAACAAGACATGGAGCTAGAACTTGGTAAAAAGCTGGTCAAACTAGAAATCTACAATAACACGGCTCAATATGGAGgggggatatttgtggcagacAGTActgagagtggtgtgtgtagaggagagGATGTAACTGCTGCACAAGATTTGCCACAAACAGAATGCTTCATTCAAACTCTAAATCTATATGGTTTTGATATCAATTTTATTAAGATTGTGAGAAATTTGCTCTCAGGTCTCCCGTCTTCACCTGAAGAAAGAAAGTGTTTAATCAGTACGTCAATCAATCATCGCAACACTTTTTTgactaacaacacagctacccagtcaggagcagatatttacggaggtctgttggacaggtgtacGGTGGATGTATCAGCCGAATTCTCTTCATCAGACAATGGATTTGAGTACTTGAACAATACTGTACGTTATTCATTGATAGCTTCGAAGGCTGTCAGAGTGAAGTTGTGTAACACCACCAAGCAAACCATTTCTGTTAGAAAAGGACAAGCATTCACaatcagtgttatggctgtAGACCAAGCTGGAAATCCAATGAATAATGCCATAATTCACAGTTCTGTTATCACTGAGAGCAGTAGAGTTGAtcgtctcaaagaaggacaaGCACAACAAAAAGTTGGCtatcagtgcacagaattggagtacaatgtattctcacaagacagctctgctcaagtggaactctatgctGAGGGTCCATGTAacaatttgggaatttcaagaCAAGTTCTAAATATATATTTTCTAAAGTGTGAATGCCCCATTGGACTCCAACCAATCATGTCTTCAattgagtgcaagtgtgactgtgatccagtcTTGCAACAAGAATATCAGATAACAAACTGTTCTGAGGAAAATGGGACCATAAAGCTGGAAAGCAATAACAACATATGGATAGGAGTGACTAATACCACCAATGGAACAGGGTATGTTGTTAGTAACTGCacatttgactattgtgtactaaaaccagtcaacatcagtctaagcaaccctgacgaacaatgtgcctacaatcgaagtggtgtcttgtgtggagaatgtgaaccaggactGAGTCTTGTGTTAGGTACTTCACGATGTGAACTCTGCTCAAACTCTTACCTTCTCCTGCTACTCCCGTTTGCCCTGGCAGGCATAGTACTAGTTGCATTCATTCTCGTTTTCAACATTACCGTAGCAACAGGCACTATCCATGGGCTGATCTTCTACACTAATATATTAGCTGCAAATCAGCCTATTTTCATACCTTTTCATAACGCTTTGACAGTTTTTATATCGtgggtgaatcttgacttgGGTATTGAAACATGCTTTTATAATGGAATGAATGCTCAAGCAAAAGTGCTCCTTCAGATTGTCTTTCCTGCTTATTTGTTTCTTCTGATGTTCTTAATAATCATCTTGAGCAAGTACtttgactcatttgcaaagctcctTTCTAACAGaaacccagttgctgccctcggcacactcgtcctactctcttattccaaactcttacggtttatcattgctgcaTTACAATACAGGGTCTTGGATTATCCAGAGGGTGCAACCAAGGTGTTGGATTTTCCCAGCAATTCAAGTGATATAGTTTGGGTGTATGACGGCAATGTGCAATATTTCTCTCCCGATCACGTCCCTCGGTTTGTTTTTTCCTCCATAATTTTAATTGCTGGTATATTGTTTACTGTAGtgctcttctttggacaatggttttCTCGCTGTTCAAAATGGAAGCTCATGAAATGGACTAAGAACACGAAGTACAATGGCTTCATGGAcgcataccatgctccatttACTCCCAaacatcgctactgggtgggactgctcctaTTTTCTTTGATCGCTCATAATCTAATAACTGCCTTGGCTTTGGACACTTCTCTCCCTGTACTATCAGCTGGTGTTCTATCAGTTGGACTAATCAGCTGGAAATTACTGAATAATCGGTTGTATAAAAACACATTCCGTGATTCTCTCGAAACTCTCTATCTACTCAATATTGTCTGTCTAGCATTTGGCACCTTCTATGTCAAAGATACCAAGAAAGATCAGTCAGCACTAGCCAATACTTCGATGGCTATATCCTTTATCATCTTTGCGATAACACTCTGCTACCATTTTTACGAATTCGTACTCAAGAAGAGCAATACATGGCTAAAGGTTGAGGACACTATAAGGAACTTACGAGCTGGTGCTGCAGACATAAGACTCAGACAAGCTAACAATGACCACGAAATGTATCAGCTGGTAGCCGATGAAAATGATAACGATGAATTATTTGAAATAGTAGAGGACTATGAACAAAGAGACCCAGTGGACCCACCTTACACTGATGGAGCAatggaagaagctgaccctgatcgttacatcactcctcccatcatcagaccagccacgagGCCCGACCAACTGAGAGAGCCTGCCCTGGACGTACTAGCCCCCCTCACTACAGAGGACTACAGAAgactagcccctccccctcgtCAAGATAATGCACCTAAAGAAGTCACGCATACTGTCATCGATATCGTAAAAGAACAacattag